One Oryctolagus cuniculus chromosome 7, mOryCun1.1, whole genome shotgun sequence genomic window, GATGAatgtgtggtttttgttctttactccTTTCACCCAACTTCTGTTCAATGGGCTCCAGAACTGAACTCTAGTGATTGTGGGTACCGCTCCATTTTTTCCTGGTTAGAGACTCTCTGAGACCTGAAATAGACTAATCTTGTCAGGAGAGTTTCCTGCCAATAGCCCTCTGCAGAGCGTCTTTGACCTCTTTGTTCCTCAGAGTGTACACCACGGGGTTCAGCAGGGGTGTAATGACTGTGTAGGTCACAGAGATCAGCTGGTCCTCACCCATGGTGTTCTCTGACTTGGGCTTGAGGTAGGCAATGGAGGCACAGCCATAGTGGACAATAACCACGATGAGGTGAGAAGCACAGGTGGCAAaggccttctttcttccctcagCAGTGGCAATCTTGAGGATGGTGGAGATGATGAGGATGTAGGAGATGAAGACCAAGCCCATGGGGATGAGGATCACCAGCACACTGATGACCAAAGTGAGGATCTCATTGACAGTGGTGTCAATGCAGGAGAGCTTCATCACTGGCCGAATGTCACAGAAGAAGTGGGCCACCTTTGTGATGCAGAAGGGCAGCCTGAACACAGCGGACACCTGTGTCACTGCTACAATTAGACCAATGCTGAAGGCCCCCCACACCAGCTGAGTGCACACTCTCTTGTTCATGATGACTGAGTACCTCAAAGGGTTGCAGATGGCCACGTAGCGGTCATACCCCATCGCTGTGAGCAGGAAGCAGTTGTTAATGGCCAACATCACAAAGAAGAACATCTGAGTAGCACAGCCAGCCAAGGAAATGGGCTGACTGAGGACTACGAGGCTCAAGAGCATCCTCGGTATAATAACCAGTGTGTACACTGTCTCTGAAGCTGACAGCATgctgaggaagaagtacatgggggtgtggaggTGGCGATCAAGGCTGATGATGGTCACGATGATGATGTTGCCTGCTAGTGTTAATATGTATAGTGCAAAGAACACTACAAAAAGCGTGAGCTGGTGCTCACGGAAGCTGGAGAAACCTTGAAAAACAAACTCACTC contains:
- the LOC100356887 gene encoding olfactory receptor 10J1 translates to MKTENCTLVSEFVFQGFSSFREHQLTLFVVFFALYILTLAGNIIIVTIISLDRHLHTPMYFFLSMLSASETVYTLVIIPRMLLSLVVLSQPISLAGCATQMFFFVMLAINNCFLLTAMGYDRYVAICNPLRYSVIMNKRVCTQLVWGAFSIGLIVAVTQVSAVFRLPFCITKVAHFFCDIRPVMKLSCIDTTVNEILTLVISVLVILIPMGLVFISYILIISTILKIATAEGRKKAFATCASHLIVVIVHYGCASIAYLKPKSENTMGEDQLISVTYTVITPLLNPVVYTLRNKEVKDALQRAIGRKLS